In Deltaproteobacteria bacterium, the sequence CCGCGTCGGCGTCGGCGCGATCGCCTGCTGCCGTCGGAGTCGGGGTCGCAGTCGGCGTCGGGGTCGCGATCGGTCGTGGCGGTGCCGGCGGTGGCGCGACCACCGAGACGAGTCCCTGCAGCGACCACGGCGCGAGGCCGAGGTGGGGCGCCGCGGCGTGGGGGCCCACTGCGGGCGGCAGCGCGGCGAGGCGCGATGCGTTCCCGGGCACGCGTGCGTGCAGCGGCGCGCTCGCGTGTGGTCGCGGCAGCACCGTGCGCGTTCGCTGTCGCGCGCCCGAGCTCGCGGCCGCCGCACGCGGCGTCGCGATCGCGATCACCAGCAGCGTCCACGTCACGAGCGCGACGGCGCAGCGGCGGGCCCAGCGGTTGCCGCCCCACGGTCGGGCGAGCTCATCGTCGGGCCACTCCACGGATGGCGCCGGATTATCCAATCCGCGCGGGGGGGTCAACGGCGAAGGGGGCCGTTCGTGCGGCGAAGCGGTCGCGGACGCGGCGACGGGGCGCGTGCTGCTCGCACCGACGTGGGGGAGATCGCGCCGGGGTGGCTTTACAAGCACCGCGGCCAGGGGCCAATCTTCGGCCCCCGTGCGACCCCAGGCAGCCCCGTCCGAGCTGATGATCGACGTCGCGGCCATGCGCCGACGCCACGAGAGCCACGCGTCGGTCATGACGACGCTGCCGCCTGCGTTCGTGGCCAACGCGCTGTCGGGCACCGATGCGACCATCGCCGACGGCGTCGCGGCGGTGCTGTCGATCACGGTGCAGGGCGACGGCAGCGTGATCGTCACCGGGACGCTGCAGGGCGGCTACACCGTGGGCTGCGCACGCTGCCTCGAGCCGGCCGCGGTCGATGCCGCCAGCCAGGTCACGGCGCTGTACGTCATCGAAGGCACCGCACGGCGCCTCCCCGACGTGCGCGCGGACGACGACGAGGACGGCCCCGGCGACGAGGCCGACGGCGACGAGGACCTCTGGCCGTTCGACGGCATGACCCTCGACCTGCGTCCGATGCTGACCGAGACCCTCAAGCTCACCTATCCCATGCGGGCGCTGTGCACCCGCGGTGAGGCCTGCCGCGGGCTGTGCAGCCACTGTGGTGCCGCGCTCAACGAGCAGCCGCCGCAGCCGCTGTGCACCGCCTGCGGCGCGGTCGATCCCGCCGTGCCGCTGGTCGACGAGATTCCCGACGGCAGCGTGAACCGCGGGGCCCTCGCGGACGCGCTGCGCCACCTCGACCCCGATCGCAAGCCCAAGTCGTGAGCTTGCACATCGCGCCGTGAAGAACATCCGCCGCCAGCCCTTGCGCAACGCGAGGTCGCGGTCGTAGAGTCCGGCGCCCGAGTACCGCCATGGCAGTCCCCAAGAAACGCATGAGCCCGCGCAAGCGCGACCAACGTCGCGCGCAGCACGACAAAGTCGCCGCGCCGAACCTGTCGCCGTGCCCGAACTGTGAGGAGCTCATGGTGAGCCATCGCGTGTGTCCGGCGTGCGGCCAGTACCGCGGCCGTCAGGTCGTCGAGGTCGCGCAAGAATAGGATCGCGCGTCGTGGCCTCGGCACGGATCGCGCTCGATGCGTTCGGCGGCGATCACTGCCCGCGCCACGAGGTCGTCGGTGCCGTCGAAGCCGCCCGCGCCGGCGTGCGCGTGGTGTTGGTGGGTGATCGCGAGTCGCTCGAGCGCGAGCTCGCGGCGGCTGCCGGCGGCGAGTCGTTGCCGATCTCCATCCATCATGCGCCCGAGCGCATCACGATGGACGATCACCCCGGTCGCGCGGTGCGGGCCAAGCCCGACGCGTCGATGCCGACCTGCTTCGAGCTCGTGCGCAAGCACGAGGCCGACGCGGTCATGAGCGCCGGCAACTCCGGCGCGATGCTGGCGTGTGGGCTGTTCAAGTTCCGCCGCCTCAAGGGCGTCGATCGCCCCGCGATCGTGGCCGCGCTGCCCAACGTCGACGGCTTCACCTTCGTGCTCGACGTCGGCGCCAACGTCGAGTGCAAGCCGGTCAACTTCGTCCAGTTCGCGCTGATGGGCGCCGCCTATGCCCGCTTCAAGGCGGGATGCCCGCGCCCGCGCGTGGCGGTGCTGTCCAACGGCAGCGAGGACGGCAAGGGCACCGATCTCACCCGCGCCGTGCACGAGCTGCTCGGCGCGCGCAGCAGCGACGACTTCGAGTACGTCGGCTACGCCGAGGGCGGCGGGCTGTTCGACGGCCGCTGCGACGTGGTCGTGACCGATGGCTTCACCGGCAACGTCGCGCTCAAGGTCGCCGAGGCCACCGGTCGCATGGTTGGCGGCTGGCTGCGCAAGGCCGTGACCGCCGACTGGCGCAGCAAGCTGGGCGCACTGGTGCTGCGCGGCGCGTTCGGTCGCCTGCGCGAGCGCATGAATCCCGACAGCTACGGCGCCGCACCCTTGCTGGGTGTCGACGGCGTGGCGTGGCTGTGCCACGGCGGCGCCAGTGCGCGTGCGATCACCATCGCGCTGCAGCAGGCCGCACGCTCGGTCGATCAGGGACTCACCGCCGCGCTCGCCGATGTGCTGACGCGCAACGCGGCGCTGGTCGAGGCCGCCAAGTCCCGCGGCAACGACGGCGGCAACGGGGCGGCTGCGGCCGCGAAGGAAGGATGACGAACGATGGCGAGCGTGGCGTTGGTGTTCCCAGGGCAGGGTAGTCAGCAGGTCGGCATGGGGCGCGCGCTGTTCGAGGCGAGCGCGGCCGCCCGTGCGATCTTCGAAGCGGCCGACGACGCGCTCGGCATGTCGCTGTCGACGATGTGCTTCGAGGGACCCGAAGACGCGTTGGTGCAGACCGCCAACACTCAGCCCGCGATCCTCACCTGCAGCGTCGCCGCACTCGCGGCGCTGCGCGAGCGGTTGTCGATCACGCCGACGGTCGTGCTCGGTCACAGCCTCGGCGAGTTCTCGGCGCTGGTGGCCGCCGGCGCGCTGTCCTTCGCCGACGCGGTGCGACTGGTGCGACTGCGCGGACAGGCGATGCAAGAGGCGGTGCCGCAGGGCACCGGGGCCATGGCGGCGATCATCGGCTTGCCGGTCGAGGAACTCGACGCGCTGTGTGCCGAGGCCGCGCAGGGCGAGGTGGTATCGCCGGCCAACGAGAACGGCGGCGGGCAGATCGTCGTCGCCGGTCACGCCGCAGCGGTCGATCGCTTGGTCGCGTTGGCGAAGTCACGCAAGGCGCGGGCGGTGCCGCTCAAGGTGTCGGCGCCCTTCCACTGCGCGCTGATGGCCCCCGCTGCGCAACGGCTCGCACAGGCGCTCGCCGATGTGCAAGTCGCTGCCATGGGGGTGCCCGTCATCGCCAACGTCGACGCCCAGCCCAACGCCGACGCGGCCGCCGTGAAGGACCTCTTGGTGCGGCAGGTGACCCAGCGCGTGCGCTGGGAGGCCTCGGTGCTGCGGGCCTGCGAGCTCGGTGTCGACACCGCCATCGAGGTCGGCCACGGCAAGGTGCTGACCGGGCTCGTGAAGCGCATCGCGCCGAGCCTCACGATGCACTGCTGCGGTTCCCCGGCCGATATCGATGTGCTAAACGGGGCCCATGTCGGAGCCTGACGCCGCGGCTGCCACCGGGATCGACCTGCACGGGCGCGTCGCGTTGGTGACCGGCGCGAGCCGGGGCATCGGTCGGGCGATCGCGCAACTGCTCGCGCGTCGTGGTGCCGCGGTCGCCGTCAACTATGCCCGCGGCGAGGCGGCGGCACGCGAGGTCTGTGACGCGATCGAAGCCGCCGGTGGCAAGGCGCTCGCGGTCGGCTTCGACGTCGGCGACGAGGCGGCGGTCGAGGCCGGCGTCAAGCAGGTCGTCGAGGGCTTGGGTGGCCTGGACATCCTCGTCAACAACGCCGGCGTGTCCATCGACGCGCTGCTCATGCGTGCCAAGGCCGACGACTTCGACGCGCTGGTGCGGACCAACCTGCGCGGCGCGTTGCTGTGCGCGAAGGCTTCGGTGCGCCACCTGCTGAAGGCCAAGCACCACGGTCGCATCATCAACCTCTCGAGCGTGGTCGGCGAGCAGGGCAATGCCGGGCAGGCGATGTACGCCGCGACCAAGGCCGGGCTGCTGGGCATGACCAAGTCGCTCGCGCGCGAGCTCGCCGGCCGCGGCATCACCGTGAACGCGGTCGCGCCGGGCTTCATCGAGACCGACATGACCGCCGCCGCGCTGCAGGGCGACGCTCGCAAGCGGCTGCTCGACCAGATCCCGCTCGGCCGCGTCGGTGCGCCCGAGGAGATCGCCGAGGCGGTCGCGTTCTTGGCGTCGCCGGCGGCGGCGTACATCACCGGTCACACGCTGCGGGTCAACGGAGGCCTGCTCATCTGACCGTCGCGCGCGGCCGCGCCGTCGCCCGAGTTCCGCACCCCCCGCGCCGCGGGCATGATCCCCGAACCGAAGTTTGTCGCCCGAGACCACGCACATCAGGAGCCCAGCAAAGACATGAGTGGAGACATCGAAGCCCGAACCAAAGAGATCATCTGCGAGCAGCTCGACGTGAAGCCCGAGGACGTCAGTGAGGCCAAGAGCTTCACCGAGGACTTCGGCGCCGACTCGCTGGCGATCGTGGAGCTGGTGCTCGCGCTCGAGGAGCAGTTCGAGGTGAAGATCCCCGACGACGAGGTCGACAAGATCAAGACCGTCGGCGACGCGATCGCCTACATCAAGGCGCACAAGGGCAACTAGCCGCCGTCGACGGGCGCCCGTCCGGGGCGCGCGGCGGTGGCCGTCGACGCCCGCGCGAGCGCAGCGGTCGCATCGGCGGTCGGCGGCGAACCAAGCCCATCGCCCGCGTCGCTTCGCGTGACGCGGGCGTCCTTCGGGCTCCGGCAGGGACAAGGGGGAGCAGTGGCACGCAGGAGAATCGCGATCACCGGCATCGGCCTCGTCACGCCGCTTGGCGTCGGCACGGACCTCACGTGGCGGCGGCTGTGCGCGGGTGAGTCCGGCATCGGTCCGATCACGCGCTTCGACGCGCGCGAGTTCACCACCACCATCGCGGGCGAGGTACGGGACTTCGACGCCACGCAGTGGATCCCCAAGCGGAACCTGCGGCAGATGGACCTGTTCATCCAGTTCGCGCTCGCGGCCGCCGACATGGCCGTCAAGCAGGCCGGCCTCGATCCCGCGACCGGTGGCGAGCGGCCCGACCCCGAGCGCTGGGGCTGCTACGTCGGCGCCGGCATGGGCGGGCTCGGCATCATCGAGTCGACCTACAAGACCCTGCTCGAGAAGGGCCCCCGCCACGGCATCAGCCCCTACTTCACGCCCTCGGTGATCATCAACCTCGCGCCGGGGCAGATCTCGATCGCCCACGACTGCCGCGGACCCAACATGAGCATGGTCTCGGCGTGCTCGACCGCGGCCCACTCGATCGGCGAGGCCGCGCGGGTCATCGAGCGCGGTGACGCCGATCTGATGATCGCCGGTGGCAGCGAGTCGACCGTCACGCCGCTGGGCATCGGTGGCTTCTGCTCGGCGCGCGCGCTCTCGCAGCGCAACGACGAGCCCACCAAGGCCTCGCGTCCGTTCACCGCCAGCCGCGACGGCTTCGTCCTCAGCGAAGGCGCGGCGATCCTCGTGCTCGAGGCCTACGACCGCGCGGCCGCCCGCGGCGCGCCGATTCTCGCGGAGGTCGTCGGCTACGCCGCCAGTGCCGACGCCCACCACATCACCGCGCCGTCGCCCGGGGGCGAGGGCGCCGCGCGCTGCATGCAGCTGGCGCTGCGCGACGCGGGGCTGTCGCCCGAGCAGATCGGCTACATCAACGCCCACGCGACCTCGACGGCCGCGGACTCGAGCGAGACCAATGCCATCCGCACGGTGTTCGGCGCCTACGCCCACAACGGCCTCGCGGTGAGCTCGACCAAGTCGATGCACGGCCACCTGCTCGGCGCCGCCGGTGGCCTCGAAGCGGCCATCTGTGCGCTGGCGCTGCGTGACGGCATCCTGCCGCCGACCATCAACCTCGACGATCCCGATCCCGAGTGCGACCTCGACTACGTGCCCCACGAGGCGCGGCGCAGCTCGGTCGAGTACGCGATGAGCAACAGCTTCGGCTTCGGTGGCACCAACGCGGCGCTGGTGCTGCGCCGCGCCGGCGCGTGAGTCCGACCATGCGCCTGCACTTCGCCAGCGATCACGGAGCGGTGGCCCTGCGGCGCGACCTCGTCGAGGCCGCCCGCGGCGACGGTCACGAGATCGCCAGCGAGCTCGGGCCCGACGATCCCAGCCGCTCGGTCGACTACCCCGAGATCGCCCAACAGCTGTGCGAGCGCGTGCTCGCCGACGCCGGCTCGCTCGGCGTGCTGTGCTGCGGCACCGGTCAAGGGGTCGCGATGGCGGCCAACCGCATCGCGGGCATCCGCGCCGCGGTGCTGAGCGATGCCTTCAGCGCCGAGATGGCACGGGCGCACAACGACGCCAACGTGCTGTGCATGGGCGGGCGCGTGATCGGGCTGGGCTTGGGGCGCACGCTGCTGCGGACCTTTCTCGCGACACCCTTCGAGGGCGGACGCCACGCCCGGCGGGTCGCACTGCTCGAACAACTCTCGCGGCGGTAGGCGCCACACCGGCCTGGAGTCGACCCCTTGCTCTGCCCGGTCTGCCGCAACCCCAACACCAAGGTGCTCGACTCGCGCGAGGGCAAGGACGCGCTGTCGATCCGGCGTCGGCGGCAGTGCGAGGGCTGCGGTCATCGCTTCACCACCTTCGAGCGCATCGAAGAGAACCTGCCGGTCGTGCTCAAGCGCGGCGGCGGGCGCCAGCCCTTCGATCGCAACAAGCTGCTGGGCGGGCTCAAGCTGGCCTGCCGCAAGCGACCGGTGAAGCCCGAGCAGCTCGAGCACCTCGTGCAGCAGGTCGAGCAGTGGGCGGTGACGCGGGGCGATCGCGAGGTCCATGCGGCCGAGATCGGTGAGCGGGCCATGCACTACCTGCACGAGCTCGATCCAGTGGCGTACGTGCGCTTCGTGTCGGTCTACCGCAGCTTCGAGAGCGTCGCGGAGTTCGAGCGGCTGCTGCACGAGATGGAGAAGGCCGAGCACGTCGATCCGGTCGGACAGCGCACGCTGTTCGAGGCCGCGGCCGAGCGCGCGCGTGCGACCAAGGGCGAGGGCACGTGACGCGCATCGACGACGCGCACGCGATGGCGCGCGCGGTCGCGGCCGCGCGGCGGGGCACCGGCGCCACCTATCCCAACCCCAGCGTGGGCGCGGCGATCGTGCACCGCGGCGAGCTGGTCGCGGTCGCCCGCAGTGCCGCCACCGGGGGGCCGCACGCGGAGGTCCGCGCGATCCGGCGCGCCGGTGCGCGGGCCCGCGGCGCCACGCTGTTCGTCACGCTCGAGCCGTGCTGCCACACCGGCCGCACCGGTCCGTGCACCGACGCGATCATCGCAGCCGGCATCCGCGAGGTCGTCGTCGGCGTGCGCGATCCGGCCCCGCATGCCGCCGGTAAGGGCATCGCCAAGCTGCGCCGGGCCGGCGTGCGCGTCCGCGAGGGGCTCGCGGCCGAGCTCGCGGCCGCGACCCACGAGCACTACATCCACCACGTCGTGCATCGTCGGCCGTTCGTCACGCTCAAGGCTGCGGTCTCGGTCGACGGGCGCATCGCCGTACGCACCGGCGACTCCAAGTGGATCAGCGACGAGCACGCCCGACGCGACGCCCATCGCCTGCGGGCGCAGCACCACGGCATCGCGGTCGGCATCGGCACCGTGCTCGCCGACGATCCGCGGCTCGACGTGCGCTTGGTCGCCGGTGTCGATCCCATCGCAGTGGTGTTCGACACCAACCTGAGGATCGCGACGGCCAGGCCCACGCCGCAGGTACTGCGGCCTGGCACACTGGTGCTGCACGGGCGTCGCGCGAGCGCGAGCGCACGTGAGGCGGTCGCGCGGGCCGGCGCGGAGCCGATCGCGATCGCCACCGATGCGCGCGGCCGACTCGACGTCGCCGCTGCGCTCGACGTGCTCGGGGCCCGGGAGCTGCGCTCGCTCTTGGTCGAGGGTGGCGGGGCGCTGCACGGCGCATTCGTGGCCGCGGCCGCGTGGCAGCGCCTCGTGGTCTACGTCGCGCCGCGGCTGCTGGGGCAGGGGCCCGCGCTGGTCGACGGGGTCGGGTGGGAGCGGGTCGCCGACGCGCCGCAGC encodes:
- a CDS encoding DUF177 domain-containing protein, translated to MRPQAAPSELMIDVAAMRRRHESHASVMTTLPPAFVANALSGTDATIADGVAAVLSITVQGDGSVIVTGTLQGGYTVGCARCLEPAAVDAASQVTALYVIEGTARRLPDVRADDDEDGPGDEADGDEDLWPFDGMTLDLRPMLTETLKLTYPMRALCTRGEACRGLCSHCGAALNEQPPQPLCTACGAVDPAVPLVDEIPDGSVNRGALADALRHLDPDRKPKS
- the rpmF gene encoding 50S ribosomal protein L32, translating into MAVPKKRMSPRKRDQRRAQHDKVAAPNLSPCPNCEELMVSHRVCPACGQYRGRQVVEVAQE
- the plsX gene encoding phosphate acyltransferase PlsX, whose protein sequence is MASARIALDAFGGDHCPRHEVVGAVEAARAGVRVVLVGDRESLERELAAAAGGESLPISIHHAPERITMDDHPGRAVRAKPDASMPTCFELVRKHEADAVMSAGNSGAMLACGLFKFRRLKGVDRPAIVAALPNVDGFTFVLDVGANVECKPVNFVQFALMGAAYARFKAGCPRPRVAVLSNGSEDGKGTDLTRAVHELLGARSSDDFEYVGYAEGGGLFDGRCDVVVTDGFTGNVALKVAEATGRMVGGWLRKAVTADWRSKLGALVLRGAFGRLRERMNPDSYGAAPLLGVDGVAWLCHGGASARAITIALQQAARSVDQGLTAALADVLTRNAALVEAAKSRGNDGGNGAAAAAKEG
- the fabD gene encoding ACP S-malonyltransferase; amino-acid sequence: MASVALVFPGQGSQQVGMGRALFEASAAARAIFEAADDALGMSLSTMCFEGPEDALVQTANTQPAILTCSVAALAALRERLSITPTVVLGHSLGEFSALVAAGALSFADAVRLVRLRGQAMQEAVPQGTGAMAAIIGLPVEELDALCAEAAQGEVVSPANENGGGQIVVAGHAAAVDRLVALAKSRKARAVPLKVSAPFHCALMAPAAQRLAQALADVQVAAMGVPVIANVDAQPNADAAAVKDLLVRQVTQRVRWEASVLRACELGVDTAIEVGHGKVLTGLVKRIAPSLTMHCCGSPADIDVLNGAHVGA
- the fabG gene encoding 3-oxoacyl-[acyl-carrier-protein] reductase; this translates as MSEPDAAAATGIDLHGRVALVTGASRGIGRAIAQLLARRGAAVAVNYARGEAAAREVCDAIEAAGGKALAVGFDVGDEAAVEAGVKQVVEGLGGLDILVNNAGVSIDALLMRAKADDFDALVRTNLRGALLCAKASVRHLLKAKHHGRIINLSSVVGEQGNAGQAMYAATKAGLLGMTKSLARELAGRGITVNAVAPGFIETDMTAAALQGDARKRLLDQIPLGRVGAPEEIAEAVAFLASPAAAYITGHTLRVNGGLLI
- a CDS encoding acyl carrier protein, whose protein sequence is MSGDIEARTKEIICEQLDVKPEDVSEAKSFTEDFGADSLAIVELVLALEEQFEVKIPDDEVDKIKTVGDAIAYIKAHKGN
- the fabF gene encoding beta-ketoacyl-ACP synthase II encodes the protein MARRRIAITGIGLVTPLGVGTDLTWRRLCAGESGIGPITRFDAREFTTTIAGEVRDFDATQWIPKRNLRQMDLFIQFALAAADMAVKQAGLDPATGGERPDPERWGCYVGAGMGGLGIIESTYKTLLEKGPRHGISPYFTPSVIINLAPGQISIAHDCRGPNMSMVSACSTAAHSIGEAARVIERGDADLMIAGGSESTVTPLGIGGFCSARALSQRNDEPTKASRPFTASRDGFVLSEGAAILVLEAYDRAAARGAPILAEVVGYAASADAHHITAPSPGGEGAARCMQLALRDAGLSPEQIGYINAHATSTAADSSETNAIRTVFGAYAHNGLAVSSTKSMHGHLLGAAGGLEAAICALALRDGILPPTINLDDPDPECDLDYVPHEARRSSVEYAMSNSFGFGGTNAALVLRRAGA
- the rpiB gene encoding ribose 5-phosphate isomerase B; this translates as MRLHFASDHGAVALRRDLVEAARGDGHEIASELGPDDPSRSVDYPEIAQQLCERVLADAGSLGVLCCGTGQGVAMAANRIAGIRAAVLSDAFSAEMARAHNDANVLCMGGRVIGLGLGRTLLRTFLATPFEGGRHARRVALLEQLSRR
- the nrdR gene encoding transcriptional repressor NrdR, whose translation is MLCPVCRNPNTKVLDSREGKDALSIRRRRQCEGCGHRFTTFERIEENLPVVLKRGGGRQPFDRNKLLGGLKLACRKRPVKPEQLEHLVQQVEQWAVTRGDREVHAAEIGERAMHYLHELDPVAYVRFVSVYRSFESVAEFERLLHEMEKAEHVDPVGQRTLFEAAAERARATKGEGT
- the ribD gene encoding bifunctional diaminohydroxyphosphoribosylaminopyrimidine deaminase/5-amino-6-(5-phosphoribosylamino)uracil reductase RibD, producing MTRIDDAHAMARAVAAARRGTGATYPNPSVGAAIVHRGELVAVARSAATGGPHAEVRAIRRAGARARGATLFVTLEPCCHTGRTGPCTDAIIAAGIREVVVGVRDPAPHAAGKGIAKLRRAGVRVREGLAAELAAATHEHYIHHVVHRRPFVTLKAAVSVDGRIAVRTGDSKWISDEHARRDAHRLRAQHHGIAVGIGTVLADDPRLDVRLVAGVDPIAVVFDTNLRIATARPTPQVLRPGTLVLHGRRASASAREAVARAGAEPIAIATDARGRLDVAAALDVLGARELRSLLVEGGGALHGAFVAAAAWQRLVVYVAPRLLGQGPALVDGVGWERVADAPQLALESCQRRGDALRCSWLPAASTPAAAAPTKRARRARLR